One Campylobacter concisus DNA segment encodes these proteins:
- a CDS encoding amidohydrolase, with the protein MDKIAKLALSLKEDMIKDRRYFHSHPETGWFTFFTTAVLAKRLSELGYEVKLGEEVVKSDARLGVGSKEQCQKAIERAKSLLNPDEAKYLECMKDGLTGLTAFIDTKRPGKFSAFRFDIDSVDVTESAEAAHRPCKEGFGSDIAGITHACGHDGHMAIGLALAKLIAKNLDEFNGKFKFIFQTAEEGTRGAVSMEAAGVLEGIEYLLGGHIGFQAETNGGIVCGTNKLLATSKFDVHITGRSAHAAGAPEEGANALLAAAQMALNMHGITRHAKGVTRINVGVLRAGEGRNVIAPNGYLACETRGEDTNLNEFMYKKCMDIVKGVSEIYDVESKVVMTGGTSGANSDKEVTEIFYEAAKQSPFIDDDKIVKELDFGACEDFAHFMRALQDRGAKSGYMMIGTNLKAGHHNSKFDFDEECLVAGVDIYLRAAYKLNGVKK; encoded by the coding sequence ATGGATAAAATAGCAAAATTAGCACTATCTTTAAAAGAGGATATGATCAAAGATCGCAGATACTTTCACTCGCACCCAGAAACTGGCTGGTTTACCTTCTTTACGACAGCAGTTTTAGCAAAAAGACTTAGCGAGCTAGGCTATGAGGTGAAGCTTGGCGAAGAGGTCGTAAAAAGCGATGCAAGGCTTGGCGTTGGCAGCAAAGAGCAGTGCCAAAAGGCTATCGAGCGAGCAAAAAGTCTTTTAAATCCTGACGAGGCAAAATACCTTGAATGCATGAAAGATGGCCTAACTGGACTAACAGCCTTCATCGACACAAAAAGACCTGGTAAATTTAGCGCTTTTAGATTTGACATCGATAGCGTTGATGTGACAGAGAGCGCAGAGGCTGCTCATAGACCTTGCAAAGAGGGCTTTGGCTCAGATATCGCTGGTATCACGCACGCTTGTGGGCACGATGGACACATGGCGATTGGTCTAGCGCTTGCAAAGCTGATCGCTAAAAATTTAGACGAGTTTAACGGCAAATTTAAATTTATATTTCAAACCGCAGAAGAGGGCACAAGAGGCGCCGTGTCTATGGAGGCTGCTGGCGTGCTTGAGGGGATCGAGTACCTGCTTGGCGGACACATCGGCTTTCAAGCAGAAACAAATGGGGGCATAGTTTGTGGCACAAACAAGCTGCTTGCAACATCTAAATTTGACGTGCATATCACTGGTCGTTCAGCTCACGCAGCAGGAGCGCCAGAGGAGGGAGCAAATGCCCTTTTAGCCGCTGCTCAAATGGCTCTAAATATGCATGGCATCACAAGGCACGCAAAGGGTGTGACTAGGATAAATGTAGGCGTTTTAAGAGCAGGTGAGGGCAGAAACGTCATCGCACCAAATGGCTATCTAGCCTGCGAAACAAGGGGCGAGGATACAAATTTAAATGAGTTTATGTATAAAAAATGCATGGATATCGTAAAAGGTGTGAGTGAAATTTATGACGTTGAGAGCAAGGTCGTGATGACTGGGGGCACAAGCGGGGCAAATAGCGACAAAGAGGTGACTGAAATTTTCTATGAGGCGGCAAAACAAAGCCCATTTATAGATGACGATAAGATCGTTAAAGAGCTTGACTTTGGCGCTTGCGAGGACTTCGCTCACTTTATGAGAGCTTTGCAAGATAGGGGCGCAAAGAGTGGATATATGATGATAGGAACAAACCTAAAAGCAGGACATCACAACAGCAAATTTGACTTTGACGAGGAGTGCTTGGTCGCTGGGGTTGATATCTATCTAAGGGCTGCTTACAAACTAAACGGAGTGAAAAAATGA
- the dnaG gene encoding DNA primase, with protein MIDPKSIEKLKNQIDIVNIIEQYIPVKKMGSSYKCVCPFHDDKNPSMSINQSKQMYHCFACKAGGDAVKFVMDYEKLTYPEAIEKIAQISNFSLEYTNDKVPTQKENKHILEKVNAFYRSEFYKNEAAIRYIKSRGINDAMIEKFELGWAGDSKSTIRLLQNENIEPKEALEVGILKQNEKGIYASFIERITFPIYSHTTRLVGFGGRTISDHPAKYVNSPQSAVFDKSKLLYGYHLARQSIFEKNQIIITEGYLDVIMLHYAGFTNAVAVLGTALTTSHLPLLKRGEISVVLCFDGDGAGINAAIKSAHLLSINKIDTKVVIISNGADPADMVFAGKIKELKELFGSGEDAVKFYIEKIMQKYDITRSMQRDNCLSEIKAYMDELGEEIASSYVTEVAARFNLTPQSVADRFGLKQKPKNEYKFKKEFKKKDKDEFSNSVMVDEVPAVMNKDPLEFALFKTMLNNPNYRDEILSKLGARYFIKHPEYLNAILYRYDVSDEEMVREILMDEKIHEITDPTTLQKAILNMQIAFYENEQQILKGSDNPNKIEILEKLLFIIKDLKTQLYKI; from the coding sequence ATGATAGATCCAAAATCCATTGAAAAATTAAAAAACCAAATAGACATTGTTAATATCATCGAGCAGTATATCCCTGTTAAAAAGATGGGCTCAAGCTACAAGTGCGTATGTCCGTTTCACGACGACAAAAACCCAAGCATGAGCATAAATCAAAGCAAGCAGATGTATCACTGTTTTGCCTGCAAGGCTGGCGGAGATGCGGTTAAATTTGTGATGGATTATGAAAAACTAACCTACCCAGAGGCGATAGAAAAGATCGCTCAAATTTCAAATTTTAGCCTTGAATACACAAATGACAAGGTGCCAACGCAAAAAGAAAATAAGCACATTTTAGAAAAGGTAAATGCCTTTTATAGAAGCGAGTTTTACAAAAATGAAGCAGCCATTAGATATATCAAGTCGCGCGGTATAAATGATGCGATGATCGAGAAATTTGAGCTTGGCTGGGCTGGGGATAGTAAAAGCACCATTAGGCTTTTGCAAAATGAAAATATCGAGCCTAAAGAGGCGCTTGAAGTTGGCATATTAAAGCAAAATGAGAAGGGAATTTATGCTAGTTTTATCGAGCGCATAACATTTCCCATCTACTCGCACACGACAAGGCTTGTTGGCTTTGGCGGCAGAACGATCTCAGATCACCCTGCAAAATATGTAAATTCGCCCCAAAGTGCGGTATTTGATAAGTCAAAGCTACTTTACGGCTACCACCTAGCTAGGCAAAGTATATTTGAGAAAAATCAGATCATCATAACAGAGGGCTACCTTGACGTCATCATGCTTCACTATGCTGGCTTTACAAACGCTGTTGCAGTGCTTGGAACAGCACTTACTACTAGCCACTTACCACTTTTAAAAAGGGGCGAGATAAGCGTAGTGCTTTGCTTTGACGGCGATGGCGCTGGCATAAATGCAGCCATAAAATCCGCTCACCTGCTAAGCATAAATAAGATAGATACAAAAGTAGTCATCATAAGTAACGGCGCAGATCCTGCTGATATGGTCTTTGCAGGTAAGATAAAGGAGCTAAAAGAGCTCTTTGGCTCTGGCGAGGATGCGGTGAAATTTTACATAGAAAAGATCATGCAAAAGTATGACATCACTCGCTCAATGCAAAGAGATAACTGCCTAAGCGAGATAAAAGCCTATATGGACGAGCTTGGAGAGGAGATAGCAAGCTCGTATGTAACAGAGGTAGCGGCAAGATTTAACCTAACTCCACAAAGCGTGGCAGATAGGTTTGGGCTAAAGCAGAAGCCAAAAAATGAATATAAATTTAAAAAAGAGTTTAAAAAAAAAGATAAAGATGAATTTAGCAACTCTGTCATGGTAGATGAGGTACCAGCTGTGATGAACAAAGACCCACTCGAGTTTGCTCTTTTTAAAACCATGCTAAATAACCCAAACTACAGAGATGAGATACTCTCAAAGCTTGGGGCTAGATACTTTATAAAGCATCCTGAGTATCTAAATGCTATCCTTTATAGATACGACGTGAGCGATGAGGAGATGGTTAGAGAAATTTTAATGGACGAAAAGATCCATGAGATCACCGACCCAACCACTTTGCAAAAGGCTATTTTAAATATGCAAATCGCCTTTTATGAGAATGAACAGCAAATTTTAAAAGGCTCTGACAACCCAAATAAGATAGAAATTTTAGAAAAACTGCTATTTATCATCAAAGATCTCAAGACTCAGCTTTATAAAATTTAA
- the pepE gene encoding dipeptidase PepE: MKNALLISASSYQDTGYLRHCKNWVKDFLGESGKEEILFIPYAGVRRTNDEYEQKVIDRLKNKNIKSIHHYEDKISAIKNASSIAVGGGNTFMLLYTLYKLNLIEPIKEAVANGAKYFGWSAGANIAGKTMMTTNDMPIIMPKSFDSLNIFPYQINPHFISGKLAGHNGESREERLEEFLIANPKDTIYALPEGTALLIKGDEAEVIGHSEILKFEYQKEIEKIEVGTKFKI, from the coding sequence ATGAAAAATGCTTTACTAATCAGCGCTTCAAGCTACCAAGATACTGGCTACTTGAGACACTGTAAAAACTGGGTTAAGGACTTCTTGGGTGAGAGTGGTAAGGAGGAAATTTTATTTATCCCTTACGCTGGGGTTAGGCGAACAAATGACGAATACGAGCAAAAGGTGATCGACCGCCTAAAAAATAAAAATATAAAGTCGATCCACCACTACGAGGATAAAATTTCAGCTATCAAAAACGCTAGCAGTATCGCAGTTGGCGGTGGCAACACCTTTATGCTGCTTTACACGCTTTATAAGCTAAATTTAATTGAGCCTATAAAAGAAGCTGTGGCAAATGGCGCAAAGTACTTTGGCTGGTCAGCTGGCGCAAATATCGCTGGCAAGACGATGATGACGACAAATGATATGCCTATCATCATGCCAAAGTCCTTTGATAGCCTAAATATCTTCCCATATCAGATCAACCCGCACTTTATAAGTGGCAAGCTAGCAGGACATAATGGCGAGAGCAGGGAGGAGAGGTTGGAGGAATTTTTAATAGCAAATCCAAAAGATACTATCTATGCTTTGCCAGAGGGCACGGCTCTACTTATAAAGGGCGACGAGGCTGAGGTCATAGGACATAGTGAAATTTTAAAATTTGAGTATCAAAAAGAGATAGAAAAAATAGAAGTTGGAACTAAATTTAAAATCTAA
- a CDS encoding M20 family metallo-hydrolase, with amino-acid sequence MIDAKRFETNFNTISEFGALKGGGLTRLAFSKEDLEAREFLINLIEKNGFKLKIDNVGNIYAIYDEGCEADAKPVCVGSHIDSVPNGGFYDGTLGVMAGLEALTAIKETGIKLKRPLWLINFSCEESSRFKTATIGSKIISGKLSQQRLHELKDEDGISLFEAMSAAGFKPQNLDEAILKENSLHAYLELHIEQGPVLERSAISVGVVSGIAAPIRFEITIQGKADHSGATPMNMRSDALLAASHIIIAANKFAKNKKTAVATVGYVHAKPGVLNVVPGEARLGVDLRDIDKKSLDELNLELRNFIKELSCELKFSYEIRELSSDEPVKLSEHAINLLEDEAKKLGIKTLTLPSGAGHDAMNLTKLANSVGMLFIPCVDGISHNTKEAINFKDAVTATKILTNALIRLSNEE; translated from the coding sequence ATGATAGACGCTAAGAGATTTGAGACAAATTTTAACACTATAAGCGAGTTTGGAGCGCTAAAAGGTGGCGGGCTAACAAGGCTAGCCTTTAGCAAAGAGGACCTTGAAGCAAGAGAATTTCTTATAAATTTGATAGAAAAAAATGGCTTTAAACTTAAAATTGACAATGTCGGCAACATCTATGCCATCTATGATGAGGGCTGCGAAGCGGACGCGAAGCCAGTTTGCGTGGGCTCTCACATAGATAGCGTGCCAAATGGCGGCTTTTATGACGGCACACTTGGCGTTATGGCTGGTCTTGAGGCACTAACTGCGATAAAAGAGACTGGCATCAAGCTAAAACGCCCACTTTGGCTTATAAATTTTAGCTGTGAGGAGTCAAGCCGCTTTAAGACAGCGACTATCGGCAGCAAGATAATAAGCGGCAAACTAAGCCAGCAAAGGCTTCATGAGCTAAAAGATGAAGATGGAATTTCACTTTTTGAGGCGATGAGTGCAGCGGGGTTTAAGCCACAAAATTTAGATGAAGCCATCTTAAAAGAAAACTCCCTACACGCCTATCTTGAGCTTCACATCGAGCAAGGTCCAGTGCTTGAGCGAAGCGCTATAAGCGTTGGCGTGGTAAGTGGTATCGCAGCGCCTATTAGATTTGAGATCACAATACAGGGCAAAGCTGATCACAGCGGCGCAACTCCGATGAATATGCGCAGTGATGCCCTGCTTGCTGCTTCACACATCATAATCGCTGCAAATAAATTTGCTAAAAACAAAAAAACAGCCGTCGCGACCGTTGGCTACGTTCATGCAAAACCAGGCGTTTTAAACGTCGTGCCAGGCGAGGCTAGGCTAGGCGTTGATCTAAGAGATATCGATAAAAAAAGCCTTGATGAGCTAAATTTAGAGCTTAGAAATTTTATAAAAGAGCTAAGCTGCGAGCTAAAATTTAGCTACGAGATAAGAGAGCTAAGTAGCGACGAGCCAGTAAAACTAAGCGAGCACGCCATAAATTTACTTGAAGATGAAGCCAAAAAGCTTGGCATAAAAACTCTTACTTTGCCAAGTGGGGCAGGCCATGATGCGATGAATTTAACAAAGCTTGCAAACAGCGTTGGCATGCTATTTATCCCTTGCGTGGATGGCATCAGCCACAACACCAAAGAGGCGATAAATTTTAAAGACGCCGTAACAGCAACAAAAATTTTAACAAACGCACTAATTAGACTTTCAAACGAGGAGTAG